In the Deinococcus sp. YIM 134068 genome, one interval contains:
- a CDS encoding DUF5693 family protein: MTDPNPTRPSLSRAASGPLAPSSARPDAPPPTRHPLTWPLLGVILLSLIPALVLAWQRVGYEQGQKTVAVVVDYPALVQQARRVGLEPQALLDRYKALGVNGVSIYEDVIGSLEQRGQIYVKSGADLAFENPGAGVNPQFVYMRSLVPGAAEALPARYTIPTREVTIAGQRWLSWPTDPSFLPAGPNRELIASLGAQGLVLVYRPYDDEAVREPAADWPDVPFVAFTGDEVIGARTPERLEKVGARFGDRLPALIEGNPQRELDTLIETRGAARMFAMNPSWQNRLGPEDVASKYALAANERSQRLLYVRPFPTVYETEAFLRRTSELLGNKGIRVGTPAVAPFEPNDTLRWLSLLGPLAALVLLGLSFPLPRLGLLVAGLAGLGALGLNGLQPFPGTALIAAITFPALGLVLRRSRVTDWFVATGLSLVGVLFVSALGASRESVLGLEPFRGVGLTLVAPLALVALSFLPRQDLRKTARDLYTAPIKLGDIAVMALGLAVFALVFLRRGNTSAVGVSDTEARFRQELQDSIVRPRFKELAGHPLALVGLSGVLPGYFSLLLILGGVVGQASILNTFSHFHTPLLISATRCFIGLGVGLIAGLVAIQAVKFGLKLWTTYGSRRAVAEVRA, encoded by the coding sequence GTGACCGACCCCAACCCCACCCGCCCCTCCCTCTCCCGCGCGGCGTCCGGGCCGCTCGCGCCGTCCTCCGCCCGGCCCGACGCGCCACCGCCCACGCGGCATCCGCTGACGTGGCCGCTCCTTGGCGTCATTCTCCTCTCGCTGATTCCGGCGCTCGTGCTGGCGTGGCAGCGCGTGGGCTACGAGCAGGGGCAGAAGACGGTGGCGGTGGTGGTGGACTACCCGGCGCTCGTGCAGCAGGCGCGGCGGGTGGGGCTGGAGCCGCAGGCGCTCCTCGACCGCTACAAGGCCCTCGGGGTGAACGGCGTCTCCATTTACGAGGACGTGATCGGCTCGCTGGAACAGCGCGGACAGATTTACGTGAAGTCGGGGGCGGACCTCGCCTTCGAGAATCCGGGGGCGGGGGTCAACCCGCAGTTCGTGTACATGCGCTCGCTCGTGCCGGGGGCCGCCGAGGCGCTGCCCGCGCGCTACACCATCCCCACGCGGGAGGTGACGATTGCGGGGCAGCGGTGGCTGAGCTGGCCGACCGACCCGTCCTTCCTGCCCGCCGGGCCGAACCGGGAACTCATCGCCAGCCTGGGGGCGCAGGGCCTGGTGCTCGTCTACCGCCCCTACGACGACGAGGCGGTGCGCGAACCCGCCGCCGACTGGCCGGACGTGCCCTTCGTGGCCTTTACCGGCGACGAGGTGATCGGGGCGCGGACGCCGGAGCGGCTGGAGAAGGTGGGCGCGCGGTTCGGGGACCGTCTGCCCGCCCTGATCGAGGGCAACCCGCAGCGGGAACTGGACACCCTGATCGAGACGCGCGGCGCGGCGCGGATGTTCGCCATGAACCCGTCGTGGCAAAACCGCCTCGGGCCGGAGGACGTGGCGAGCAAGTACGCGCTGGCCGCCAACGAGCGCAGCCAGCGCCTCCTGTACGTGCGGCCCTTCCCCACGGTGTACGAGACGGAGGCGTTCCTGCGGCGCACCTCGGAGCTGCTGGGCAACAAGGGCATCCGGGTGGGCACGCCCGCCGTCGCCCCCTTCGAGCCGAACGACACGCTGCGGTGGCTGAGCCTGCTGGGGCCGCTCGCCGCGCTCGTGCTGCTGGGCCTGAGCTTCCCGCTGCCGCGTCTGGGGCTGCTCGTGGCGGGGCTGGCGGGGCTGGGGGCGCTGGGGCTGAACGGCCTCCAGCCCTTCCCCGGCACGGCGCTCATCGCGGCGATCACCTTTCCGGCGCTGGGGCTGGTGCTGCGGCGGTCGCGGGTGACGGACTGGTTCGTGGCGACGGGCCTTTCCCTCGTCGGGGTGCTGTTCGTCTCGGCGCTGGGGGCGAGCCGCGAGAGCGTGCTGGGGCTGGAACCCTTCCGGGGGGTAGGGCTGACCCTCGTGGCCCCGCTGGCCCTCGTCGCGCTGAGCTTCCTGCCGCGCCAGGACCTGCGGAAGACGGCGCGTGACCTGTACACCGCGCCCATCAAACTCGGGGACATCGCCGTGATGGCCCTCGGCCTCGCCGTATTCGCCCTCGTCTTCCTGCGGCGGGGCAACACGAGCGCGGTCGGCGTGAGCGACACCGAGGCCCGCTTCCGGCAGGAGTTGCAGGACTCCATCGTCCGCCCCCGCTTCAAGGAACTCGCCGGGCATCCCCTCGCCCTCGTCGGCCTGAGCGGCGTGCTGCCGGGCTATTTCAGCCTGCTTCTGATTCTCGGCGGCGTGGTCGGACAGGCGAGCATCCTCAACACCTTCTCGCACTTCCACACGCCCCTGCTGATCAGCGCCACCCGCTGCTTCATCGGGCTGGGCGTGGGACTCATTGCGGGTCTGGTGGCGATTCAGGCCGTCAAGTTCGGGCTGAAGTTGTGGACGACCTACGGCTCGCGGCGTGCGGTGGCGGAGGTGCGGGCGTGA
- a CDS encoding Glu/Leu/Phe/Val dehydrogenase family protein — protein sequence MQIFEEMQSRGHEALTLLHHAPSGLRAALAIHSTVLGPAIAGVRLRSLDEETALKGALALSESLTLKAALAGLNYGGGACVLMMPDSGVDDPHAREALFRALGRQVKPLESRAVLTEDIGVTPRDIAFVAQETPATLGVNTDTSSVTGYGVYRGIKAAARHALGSESMRGVRVAVLGTGAVGRALAGHLHREGARLTLADSHPERAQALADELDGTTVVGAGELLDAPCDILAPCGYGHSIRSTDVPRLQCRLIAGGEHHPLTRRGEAAVKEAGIVYIPDFAINAAGLIAAATSSTPEQAAERVYATVARISAVAEQVGKPPHVVARRMAERRIDLIGSLGTGGAGAGRRA from the coding sequence ATGCAGATATTCGAGGAGATGCAGTCGCGCGGGCACGAGGCCCTGACGCTTCTTCACCACGCGCCGAGCGGCCTGCGGGCGGCATTGGCGATCCACTCCACCGTCCTCGGCCCGGCCATCGCGGGGGTGCGGCTGCGCTCCCTGGACGAGGAGACGGCCCTGAAGGGCGCGCTGGCCCTCAGCGAGAGCCTGACCCTCAAGGCGGCGCTGGCAGGCCTGAACTACGGCGGCGGCGCGTGCGTGCTGATGATGCCGGACTCGGGCGTGGACGATCCGCACGCCCGCGAGGCGCTGTTCCGCGCCCTGGGCCGACAGGTCAAGCCGCTGGAGTCGCGCGCCGTGCTCACCGAGGACATCGGCGTGACGCCGCGTGACATCGCCTTTGTGGCCCAGGAGACGCCCGCCACGCTGGGCGTGAATACCGACACGAGCAGCGTCACCGGCTACGGCGTCTACCGGGGCATCAAGGCCGCCGCCCGGCACGCGCTGGGCAGCGAGAGCATGCGCGGCGTGCGGGTCGCCGTGCTGGGGACGGGAGCCGTGGGCCGGGCGCTGGCCGGGCATCTCCACCGCGAGGGGGCGCGCCTGACCCTCGCCGACAGCCACCCCGAGCGTGCCCAGGCGCTGGCCGACGAGTTGGACGGCACGACCGTCGTGGGGGCGGGGGAGTTGCTCGACGCGCCGTGCGACATCCTCGCGCCGTGTGGGTACGGGCATTCCATCCGCAGCACGGACGTGCCCCGGTTGCAATGCCGCCTCATCGCGGGCGGCGAACACCACCCCCTCACCCGCCGGGGCGAGGCGGCGGTCAAGGAGGCGGGCATCGTCTACATCCCCGACTTCGCCATCAACGCGGCGGGATTGATCGCCGCCGCCACCTCCTCCACCCCCGAGCAGGCCGCCGAGCGCGTCTACGCCACCGTCGCCCGCATCTCCGCCGTCGCCGAGCAGGTGGGCAAACCGCCCCACGTCGTCGCCCGCCGCATGGCCGAGCGCCGCATCGACCTGATCGGCAGCCTGGGAACGGGCGGGGCCGGGGCGGGGAGGAGGGCGTGA
- the csaB gene encoding polysaccharide pyruvyl transferase CsaB yields the protein MRVAVSGYYGFGNTGDEAIALAITRELKGQGVTPLLLSHTPEETARTYSCESAARMKPAALLGALARSQIVLSGGGGLLQDRTSARNLTYYLGVIRAARLLGKRVVVFNQSIGPLSEAGGRRVAAALKDVRVIVRDRGSLDTLRSLGVEGELGGDPALLLQPTPNFTRDPDRVIVAPRGDVTDATEGLKAVTSRLRERGRRVTALSFMPDHDDSAARSLGADEVLSTRDPQVALDAIASSGFVVGVRLHAVILAAAAGVPFAGVAYDPKVAGFCADAGAPSHPTALDVETVCAQALARAAPDWAAVEEMKARARRSFARALER from the coding sequence ATGAGGGTCGCCGTCAGCGGCTACTACGGCTTCGGCAATACCGGAGACGAGGCGATTGCCCTCGCCATCACGCGCGAACTCAAGGGGCAGGGAGTCACGCCGTTACTGCTCTCCCACACGCCGGAGGAGACGGCTCGCACCTACAGCTGCGAGAGCGCAGCGCGGATGAAACCGGCGGCCCTGCTCGGTGCCCTCGCCCGCTCGCAGATTGTCCTTTCGGGCGGCGGCGGCCTACTGCAAGACCGGACGAGTGCGCGCAACCTCACCTACTACCTCGGGGTGATCCGCGCGGCGCGGCTGCTCGGCAAGCGGGTGGTCGTCTTCAACCAGAGCATCGGCCCGCTCAGCGAGGCGGGGGGGCGACGGGTGGCCGCTGCCCTGAAGGACGTGCGCGTCATCGTGCGCGACCGGGGAAGTCTGGACACGCTGCGGTCGCTCGGGGTGGAGGGGGAACTGGGGGGCGATCCGGCGCTGCTGCTCCAGCCCACTCCCAATTTCACCCGCGACCCTGACCGCGTGATCGTCGCCCCGCGCGGGGACGTGACGGACGCGACGGAGGGGCTGAAGGCCGTCACGTCCCGTCTGCGAGAGCGGGGCCGCCGCGTGACTGCCCTCAGCTTCATGCCCGACCACGACGACAGCGCGGCCCGCAGCCTCGGCGCGGACGAGGTGCTGAGTACCCGTGACCCGCAGGTAGCGTTGGATGCCATCGCCTCCTCCGGCTTCGTGGTTGGGGTGCGGCTCCACGCGGTCATCCTCGCCGCCGCCGCCGGGGTTCCTTTTGCGGGCGTGGCCTACGACCCGAAGGTGGCGGGCTTCTGCGCGGACGCGGGGGCACCGAGCCACCCCACCGCCCTCGACGTGGAGACGGTATGCGCTCAGGCTCTCGCCCGCGCCGCCCCCGACTGGGCCGCCGTGGAGGAGATGAAGGCGCGGGCGCGGAGGAGTTTCGC
- the folE gene encoding GTP cyclohydrolase I FolE — translation MTTPPTISAADEREEVPGLRDLTHDWLAAIGEDPEREGLLRTPHRVAKAWGFLTAGYQKTLRDAAGDAVFEAEGSEMVIVKDIEFYSMCEHHMLPFYGRAHIAYIPDGKILGLSKFARIVDLYSRRLQVQERITTQIADAVEELLDPKGVAVLMEGVHLCMAMRGVQKQNSSTTTSAMRGVFKEDMRTRMEFMSAVQNTLRGR, via the coding sequence ATGACCACCCCCCCCACCATCAGCGCCGCCGACGAGCGGGAGGAAGTGCCGGGCCTGCGCGACCTGACCCATGATTGGCTCGCCGCCATCGGCGAGGACCCCGAGCGCGAGGGGCTGCTGCGGACGCCGCACCGCGTGGCGAAGGCGTGGGGCTTTCTCACCGCCGGGTATCAGAAGACCCTGCGGGACGCCGCCGGGGACGCCGTGTTCGAGGCGGAGGGCAGCGAGATGGTGATCGTCAAGGACATCGAGTTCTACTCCATGTGCGAACACCACATGCTGCCCTTCTATGGCCGGGCGCACATCGCCTACATCCCCGACGGCAAAATCCTGGGCCTGAGCAAGTTCGCCCGCATCGTGGACCTCTACTCGCGCCGCCTTCAGGTGCAGGAGCGCATCACGACCCAGATTGCCGACGCCGTGGAGGAACTGCTCGACCCGAAGGGCGTGGCCGTCCTGATGGAGGGCGTTCACCTGTGCATGGCGATGCGCGGCGTGCAGAAGCAGAACTCCTCCACGACCACCTCGGCCATGCGGGGCGTGTTCAAGGAGGACATGCGGACCCGCATGGAGTTCATGAGCGCCGTGCAGAACACATTGCGGGGTCGGTGA
- a CDS encoding FMN-binding negative transcriptional regulator yields MYQPPHFREERLEVQHALIRKFPLGLLITAGPGGLMANPIPFVLAPSASAKGTLQAHLARANPQLRELGPASECLVVFQGPQEYVTPSWYPTKQETGKVVPTWNYATVHAWGRPRLIEDAAWLAHHLNALTRSQEQERPVPWEVADAPDSYITSQMKGIVGIELEIDRLAGKWKVSQNRPEPDRRGVVAGFRQRGEESHPMAALVAEYGGVGED; encoded by the coding sequence ATGTACCAACCCCCACACTTTCGGGAAGAACGGCTTGAAGTCCAGCACGCGCTGATTCGGAAGTTCCCCCTCGGTCTACTCATCACCGCAGGTCCGGGTGGCCTGATGGCAAATCCCATCCCCTTCGTCCTGGCACCGTCGGCTTCCGCGAAGGGGACCCTCCAGGCTCACCTGGCCCGCGCCAATCCGCAACTCCGTGAGCTTGGCCCCGCTTCCGAATGCCTCGTCGTGTTCCAGGGGCCGCAGGAGTACGTCACGCCCTCCTGGTACCCAACCAAACAGGAGACCGGCAAGGTCGTTCCCACCTGGAACTACGCCACGGTTCACGCCTGGGGCAGGCCGCGCCTGATTGAGGATGCCGCGTGGCTCGCCCACCACCTGAACGCGCTGACACGATCCCAGGAACAGGAACGCCCGGTCCCGTGGGAAGTGGCCGATGCGCCCGACTCGTACATCACTTCACAGATGAAGGGCATCGTCGGCATCGAACTGGAGATCGACCGGCTGGCGGGCAAATGGAAGGTGAGTCAGAACCGCCCGGAACCGGACCGGAGGGGCGTGGTCGCCGGGTTCCGGCAACGGGGAGAGGAGTCTCACCCGATGGCCGCGCTGGTGGCCGAATACGGTGGGGTCGGGGAGGACTGA
- a CDS encoding E3 binding domain-containing protein, with translation MEQIAPLAKILAEANGIDWRTLRGSGEGGLIVEGDVLGHLARIMSGDEEPPPTPVDAPPPDWTGEDLSASLGLGLTAPGLPTADQLRGAGVDSDITAFVAQAQSAPAPAVAPALADDALDFELDDDQAILAPPAPTPVAASAWSAPAPAEPTLPPVPAFTVPEPVRPEPVPVIPTPAAAPAPASSGMSLGLGSLLSSLYKPAAPTPQQISHPQISQPQISQPQTSQPEAAPTQFFQPQPQPVQPAPAPVLPELPAFPTPAAQAPVAQIPVVTEPTPVFQLPETPAAPPAPAPLPSLDFPLPVMETPAPVEVTPALDVAEVEPEVEVAFPTEAAGAVMEEAQPAAVFEAAPEVAEPQPEVPVFEVPVFEVEVEVPEMEVEETVEAVAELPAPAQSQSFGVYLRRDVNARPITDLSRQLASALGREVPLALLVARAASRHAESLGLGTVALHDAETAHPRPVVAGALRDALDALNHPQDLTPDLLVTDAGHLDLDDLHFGHTVTLSLGRVAGDRAALTLCGDLDPTHAARFLADVARELEEPIILVV, from the coding sequence ATGGAACAAATCGCTCCGCTCGCCAAAATTCTGGCAGAGGCAAACGGAATAGACTGGCGCACGCTGCGCGGCAGCGGTGAGGGCGGCCTCATCGTGGAGGGCGACGTGCTGGGCCACCTCGCGCGCATCATGAGCGGCGACGAGGAACCGCCGCCCACGCCCGTGGACGCCCCACCGCCCGACTGGACCGGCGAGGACCTCTCGGCCAGCCTGGGCCTCGGCCTGACCGCCCCCGGCCTGCCCACCGCCGATCAACTGCGGGGCGCGGGCGTGGACTCCGACATCACCGCCTTCGTCGCGCAGGCCCAGAGCGCCCCGGCCCCCGCCGTCGCCCCCGCCCTCGCCGACGACGCCCTCGACTTCGAGCTGGACGACGACCAGGCGATTCTCGCGCCGCCCGCGCCCACCCCGGTCGCCGCTTCCGCCTGGAGTGCCCCCGCGCCCGCCGAGCCGACGCTGCCCCCGGTGCCCGCCTTCACGGTGCCCGAACCCGTGCGCCCCGAACCCGTCCCGGTGATTCCCACCCCGGCAGCCGCGCCCGCCCCGGCGAGCAGCGGGATGTCGCTGGGCCTGGGCAGCCTGCTCTCCAGCCTGTACAAGCCCGCCGCCCCGACCCCGCAGCAAATCTCTCACCCCCAAATCTCTCAGCCCCAAATCTCTCAGCCCCAGACCTCGCAGCCCGAGGCCGCGCCGACTCAGTTTTTCCAGCCCCAGCCGCAGCCCGTCCAGCCCGCCCCGGCCCCGGTTCTCCCCGAGCTTCCGGCCTTCCCGACGCCCGCTGCTCAGGCACCCGTCGCCCAAATCCCCGTCGTGACGGAACCCACGCCCGTCTTCCAACTGCCGGAGACGCCCGCCGCGCCGCCCGCGCCCGCCCCGCTCCCCAGCCTGGACTTCCCGCTCCCCGTGATGGAGACGCCCGCCCCCGTGGAGGTCACGCCCGCGCTCGACGTGGCCGAGGTGGAGCCGGAGGTGGAGGTCGCCTTCCCCACAGAAGCCGCCGGGGCCGTGATGGAGGAAGCCCAGCCCGCCGCCGTGTTCGAGGCCGCCCCCGAGGTCGCCGAGCCGCAGCCGGAAGTGCCCGTGTTCGAAGTGCCCGTGTTCGAAGTGGAAGTAGAAGTGCCCGAAATGGAAGTGGAGGAGACGGTGGAAGCGGTGGCCGAACTGCCCGCCCCCGCTCAATCTCAGTCCTTCGGCGTCTACCTGCGCCGCGACGTGAACGCCCGGCCCATCACCGACCTGAGCCGCCAGCTCGCCAGCGCCCTGGGCCGTGAGGTTCCCCTCGCCCTCCTCGTCGCCCGCGCCGCCTCCCGTCACGCGGAGAGCCTGGGCCTCGGCACCGTCGCCCTGCACGACGCGGAGACGGCTCACCCCCGCCCGGTGGTCGCGGGTGCCCTGCGTGACGCTCTGGACGCCCTGAACCACCCCCAGGACCTCACCCCCGACCTCCTCGTGACCGACGCGGGCCACCTCGACCTCGACGACCTGCACTTCGGCCACACCGTTACCCTCAGCCTGGGCCGCGTTGCGGGGGACCGCGCCGCCCTCACCCTCTGCGGCGACCTCGACCCCACCCACGCCGCGCGCTTCCTGGCCGACGTGGCGCGGGAGCTGGAGGAGCCGATCATCCTGGTGGTGTAA
- the udk gene encoding uridine kinase, which produces MTSPFVIGVAGGSGSGKTTVTRRVIETVGAGGVAVLSQDNYYRDQTDVPEAMREGTNYDHPAAFDWRLLREHLAALLAGVPVEMPEYDFTRHTRSSETTTVLPAPVVVLEGFFALYDEELRGRMHLRVFVDADADVRFIRRLLRDTQERGRTPESVITQYLEFVRPMHLSFVEPTKQYADVIIPHGGMNEPALDMLAARIRTTI; this is translated from the coding sequence ATGACCTCCCCCTTCGTCATCGGCGTCGCGGGCGGCTCGGGCAGCGGCAAGACCACCGTCACGCGGCGGGTGATCGAGACGGTGGGGGCGGGGGGCGTCGCCGTGCTGAGCCAGGACAACTACTACCGCGATCAGACCGACGTGCCCGAGGCGATGCGGGAGGGGACGAACTACGACCACCCGGCGGCGTTCGACTGGCGGCTGCTGCGCGAGCACCTGGCGGCGCTGCTGGCGGGCGTGCCCGTGGAGATGCCGGAGTACGACTTCACGCGGCACACGCGCTCCAGCGAGACGACGACCGTGCTGCCCGCGCCCGTGGTCGTGCTGGAGGGCTTCTTCGCCCTGTACGACGAGGAGTTGCGGGGCCGGATGCACCTCCGGGTCTTCGTGGACGCCGACGCCGACGTGCGCTTCATCCGTCGCCTCCTGCGCGACACCCAGGAGCGCGGGCGCACGCCGGAGAGCGTCATCACGCAATATCTGGAGTTCGTGCGCCCCATGCACCTGAGCTTCGTGGAGCCGACCAAGCAGTACGCCGACGTGATCATCCCCCACGGCGGCATGAACGAACCGGCGCTGGACATGCTGGCGGCGCGGATTCGTACAACTATTTGA
- a CDS encoding adenylosuccinate synthase produces MPGIAIIGAQWGDEGKGKITDFLAPGARYVVRYQGGANAGHTVTAGGRTYKLNLLPSGVLHESAVSVLGDGMVIDPEKFLAERQSLLDGGLRPELRISDRAHLVLPHHKYVDGRKDFVGTTGRGIGPAYADRARRVGLRFGDLADDATLRERIERLLEAKPNSTREAGWSSVADALGYLLPIRDALLPFVRDTGAELRQAIKDGENVLFEGAQATLLDLNYGTYPFVTSSHPTVGGILVGAGVNHKAVGQVYGVAKAFNTRVGHGPFVTEVFGAMETRLRGDGSNPWDEFGTTTGRARRVGWLDLDLLKYAVDVNGLDGLVINKMDILAGLETVKVCVRYDEGGQPVYRELPGWTTTDGASSRGTLPGEAQAYLDLIEETVNCPVVIFSCGPAREQTYGAVTWG; encoded by the coding sequence ATGCCCGGAATAGCGATCATCGGCGCGCAGTGGGGAGACGAGGGCAAGGGGAAGATCACGGACTTTCTCGCGCCCGGAGCGCGGTACGTGGTGCGGTATCAGGGCGGCGCGAATGCCGGGCACACCGTCACGGCGGGGGGGCGGACCTACAAGCTCAACCTGCTGCCCAGCGGCGTGCTCCACGAGAGCGCGGTCAGCGTGCTGGGTGACGGCATGGTCATCGACCCCGAGAAGTTCCTCGCCGAGCGCCAGAGCCTCCTCGACGGCGGGCTGAGGCCCGAGCTGCGGATCAGCGACCGGGCGCACCTCGTGTTGCCCCACCACAAGTACGTGGACGGGCGCAAGGACTTCGTGGGCACGACCGGGCGCGGCATCGGCCCCGCCTACGCCGACCGGGCGCGGCGGGTGGGCCTGCGCTTCGGGGACCTCGCGGACGACGCCACCCTGCGCGAGCGCATCGAGCGGCTGCTGGAGGCCAAACCCAACTCCACGCGGGAGGCGGGCTGGTCCAGCGTGGCCGACGCGCTGGGCTACCTCCTCCCCATCCGCGACGCGCTGCTGCCCTTCGTGCGCGACACGGGGGCCGAATTGCGCCAGGCCATTAAGGACGGCGAGAACGTCCTGTTCGAGGGCGCGCAGGCCACTCTCCTCGATCTGAACTACGGCACCTACCCCTTCGTGACGAGCAGCCACCCCACGGTCGGCGGCATCCTCGTCGGGGCGGGCGTGAACCACAAGGCGGTCGGGCAGGTGTACGGCGTCGCCAAAGCGTTCAACACCCGCGTGGGCCACGGCCCCTTCGTCACCGAGGTCTTCGGCGCGATGGAGACTCGGCTACGCGGCGACGGCTCCAACCCCTGGGACGAGTTCGGCACGACGACGGGCCGCGCCCGCCGGGTGGGCTGGCTCGACCTCGACCTCCTGAAGTACGCCGTGGACGTGAACGGCCTCGACGGTCTCGTGATCAACAAGATGGACATCCTCGCGGGCCTGGAGACAGTCAAGGTCTGCGTGAGGTACGACGAAGGCGGCCAGCCCGTCTACCGCGAGCTGCCCGGCTGGACCACCACCGACGGCGCGAGTAGCCGGGGCACCCTGCCGGGGGAGGCCCAGGCGTACCTCGACCTCATCGAGGAGACCGTGAACTGCCCCGTCGTCATCTTCTCGTGCGGCCCGGCGCGGGAGCAGACGTACGGGGCGGTGACGTGGGGGTGA